CTGCCTGATGGCCGGTCAGCCTCTCGACGATCCCGTCGAGTACTCCGACCTTGTGCTCAGTATGATGTGATTCTAAACCTTACAGCAGGGTACGGAGCCATGCCGTATCCTGCATTCCATTCTTTTAATAATTGAAAAAAAAAAGGTTGGCCCCGAAGGGCCGGTTAAAGGATTTCACTCGGCTTCGAGTCTCTTCATTTCGTCCTCGTACTCCTGGTACTCATCGAGGATTTCCTGAGAGGGCTCCTCGGTGAACATGCTCACCAGGATGATGGCGAGGAGGGAGAACACGAATCCGGGCACGAGTTCGTAAAGTCCGGTATCGTAGATGCAGTAGTTTCCGCCTCCGATGATACCTCCGCCGATGAGGCAGGTGTTCCAGACGATGACGGTGATGAATCCTACGATCATTCCTGCCAGGGCACCCTTGGCGTTGGCCCTCTTCCAAAACAGGGAGACGAGCACGAGGGGTCCGAAGGCGGCACCGAATCCGGCCCATGCATAGGACACGAGCTTCATGATGGTGTTGTTTCCGCTGAGTGCCATGATGGCTGCGATGACTGCTACCAGAGCAACGATGAGCCTGGAGAGCCACATGAGCTTATTGTCGCTGAGCTCTTTTCCGTTCTTGGCGAACCTCTTGTAAAGGTCGTTGGAGACTGCGGAGGATGCGACGAGCAGCTGGGAGTCGGCAGTACTCATGACTGCTGCCAGGATGGCTGCGTAGATGATTCCTGCGATAACCGTGGTGAACAGGGCTCCGGCCATGGCGATGAAGATGGTCTCTTCGTTTCCGATGAGCGAGAGTGCAGTACCGCTGTGGATGGCCCAGGCCCTTCCGATAAGTCCGACGAGACATGCGCAGGCGAGGCTTACTACAATCCAGATGGTGGCGACACGCCTGGAGATCTTGAGGTCATTAGGGTTCTTGATAGCGGTGTACCTGACGACGATGTGAGGCATTCCGAAGTAACCGAGACCCCATGCCAGCAGCGATACTATCGCAATCAGCGTAATCTTCTCTCCGCCGTCATACATGAGGCTGGTGAAGTGTTCGGGGAGTCCGGAAAGAGGGCTGTCCCAGATAGCGGTGACCTCTCCCCAGCCCCCGAGGGTGGCGACTGCGGCGATGGGCACGACGACCAGTGCGATGACCATGAGCATTCCCTGGAGCATGTCAGTCCAGCAGACCGCCTTGAATCCTCCGAGGAAGGTGTAGGCAACAATAACTGCGGCGGCTACGATGATGGCGATGTTCTTGTCGTCCTCGCCGAGGCCGAGGATGATGGTGAACACCTTTCCCGCTCCGACGAATCCGGATGCGACGTAGACTACGAAGAAGACCAGGATGATGATTGCACTGACATCCCTCAGCAGTCCTTTCTCATCCTTGTAACGGTTGGTGAAGAAGGAGGAAAGGGTAAGGGAGTTCTGTGAGACTTCAGTATAAACTCTGAGTCTCTTGGCGATGATCAGCCATGCTCCGTATGAACCGATGGCAAGACCGATACCGATCCATGCCTCTCCGAGACCGAGTGCATAGACCGCTCCGGGCAGACCCATGAGGAGCCAGCTGCTCATATCCGATGCCTGGGCGGAGAGTGCGGTGACGTAAGGGTTCAGAGAACGTCCGCCGAGGATGTAATCGGAAAGAGTGGTTGATTTGTGGTAGAAGTAGTATCCAACTGCGATAACGATAATGAAATACGCAATCACTACTGCCAGGATTGTATAGTTAATCATTACGAAACCTCGTATTGGACTTAGGAAGGACGCCATCTTATAAAACGAACTTGGCATTTTTTGCCCATCCACTCAGCGGTCTTCGGAGATTTTGCAACTGTCTGTGAGATATGCACGTTTGCTCAGAGCGGATGGATGGATAATGATGGATGGATGCTATATCCATGGGTTTAAATACTTCGACTTGATATCATGTTCTAAGGCAGTACGCCATCTGCCGACCTCCAAATCCTTTCCCGGGTCAACCGGTATTTTCTCCATGCTTGGGGGGCGCCTCCCCCCTCTTTTTAATACGTATAGGGCGTTATTATCTCCATGGATATCGGATTACCCGAAGTAATGTTATTCGTCGGCGGTTTGCTGTCCATCTTTATCGTGCACTTATACCGCAAGGATAAGGATGCCGGCTCATACAAAGGACTGCTGATTTTGGGAGTAATCGTGGGAGTTGTCATGATTGCTCTCGCCGGAACCAATTATTCCAAATGGCCGTTTTTCGACTCGATTCTGATTATACTTGCCGGATTCGCTCTGGTCATCAGGCCTTTCCGTGACACGGATCTCGCGATAATCATCGCTGCCGTTGTAATGGTGGTCACGTACGTATTCCTCGGAACCCTGACCGGGGACCTGGCAGTACTCGGAGAGACCTATCCCAGGATTATCGTTTCCATCATCGCAGGCGCGTTCGCATTCATGGTACTGAACTTCGTCGAGAAGCTCGCCATGCTCATCGGAAAGATCCTGAACCTTTGGCCCGTGCTGCTGATTCTGGGTCTTATCTGTCTGGTCGAGGGAATCCTGATCGTGGCCGGCGGAAAGACCGTCTATGATTATATCCAGGAGTATACTAAAGTAATCGCGATGCTCATCTGAGCTATCACGAACATTTAAATGATAGGAGTTAATGGGGACTTGCAGGGCCCGTGGCTTAGCCAGGATATAGCGCTGGCCTTCTAAGCCAGACGCCTCGGGTTCGAAAGTCCCCTAATAAGGAACCGAAAGTCCCGACGGGCCCGCCAAGAGTCCGTCTGCCGTGAGGCAACAAAAGAGGAAGGATCATGAAGAGAGGCTCACGCGCCTGGAAGAAACGCGGTAACCAGCGTTGGAAATGGCGCAAGAAGAAAATGAGAAGAAGAAAGAGAGCAGCAAAGATGCGCAAGAAGTGACACTGACGCTCTCAGTGCACTAATTGGGGGTTTAGGCTAACCTGGTAGACTAGCGGGCTCCAGTTATGAGCGTGATTTGAATGAGTTTGCTGAGTTATGAT
The sequence above is a segment of the methanogenic archaeon ISO4-H5 genome. Coding sequences within it:
- a CDS encoding sodium/proline symporter PutP codes for the protein MINYTILAVVIAYFIIVIAVGYYFYHKSTTLSDYILGGRSLNPYVTALSAQASDMSSWLLMGLPGAVYALGLGEAWIGIGLAIGSYGAWLIIAKRLRVYTEVSQNSLTLSSFFTNRYKDEKGLLRDVSAIIILVFFVVYVASGFVGAGKVFTIILGLGEDDKNIAIIVAAAVIVAYTFLGGFKAVCWTDMLQGMLMVIALVVVPIAAVATLGGWGEVTAIWDSPLSGLPEHFTSLMYDGGEKITLIAIVSLLAWGLGYFGMPHIVVRYTAIKNPNDLKISRRVATIWIVVSLACACLVGLIGRAWAIHSGTALSLIGNEETIFIAMAGALFTTVIAGIIYAAILAAVMSTADSQLLVASSAVSNDLYKRFAKNGKELSDNKLMWLSRLIVALVAVIAAIMALSGNNTIMKLVSYAWAGFGAAFGPLVLVSLFWKRANAKGALAGMIVGFITVIVWNTCLIGGGIIGGGNYCIYDTGLYELVPGFVFSLLAIILVSMFTEEPSQEILDEYQEYEDEMKRLEAE
- a CDS encoding transmembrane protein → MDIGLPEVMLFVGGLLSIFIVHLYRKDKDAGSYKGLLILGVIVGVVMIALAGTNYSKWPFFDSILIILAGFALVIRPFRDTDLAIIIAAVVMVVTYVFLGTLTGDLAVLGETYPRIIVSIIAGAFAFMVLNFVEKLAMLIGKILNLWPVLLILGLICLVEGILIVAGGKTVYDYIQEYTKVIAMLI